A region of Pasteurellaceae bacterium Orientalotternb1 DNA encodes the following proteins:
- a CDS encoding glucose-1-phosphate adenylyltransferase, with translation MLKQEANTDRRNLTAQTLVLILAGGRGSRLYELTDKRAKPAVYFGGSRRIIDFALSNCINSNLLKVGVVTQYAAHSLLRHLQRGWSFLPYERNQYIDMLPARQQLDENTWYRGTADAVFQNMEIMKSHYRPKYVIILAGDHIYKMNYNKMLEDHVDSGAKCTVGCIEVPREQATEFGVMAVNEKLKVKAFVEKPADPPAMPDKPESSLASMGIYVFDADYLYEMLENEVSNPDTSHDFGKDIIPKAVEQGVIYAHPFERSCEGRNTTGTIYWRDVGTIDSYWSAHMDLVSERPQLDLYDESWPIHGRPQQTAPARFFYKKARAHTLDNSLIAGGCIITDAEISNSVLFNRVTVNEDSVIEQAVILPQVHIGKNCVIKKAVIDRHCDIPDGLKIGVDPEQDAKYFRISKGGVVLVCQKMLNKWVQDHSKAE, from the coding sequence ATGTTAAAACAGGAAGCCAACACAGACAGACGTAATCTTACCGCACAAACTTTAGTCTTGATTCTAGCTGGTGGTCGAGGTTCTCGCTTATATGAACTTACCGACAAACGTGCCAAACCCGCAGTGTACTTTGGTGGTAGCCGTCGTATTATCGACTTTGCGTTATCCAACTGCATCAACTCAAACTTGCTAAAAGTAGGCGTAGTGACGCAATATGCAGCACATTCATTACTTCGCCACTTGCAACGTGGTTGGTCGTTCTTACCTTATGAACGTAATCAATATATTGATATGTTGCCCGCTCGCCAACAGCTTGACGAAAACACGTGGTATCGTGGCACTGCTGATGCAGTATTCCAAAATATGGAAATTATGAAATCGCACTATCGTCCGAAATACGTCATCATTTTGGCAGGCGACCACATCTACAAAATGAACTACAACAAAATGTTGGAAGATCATGTCGATTCAGGGGCAAAATGTACCGTAGGTTGTATCGAAGTGCCGCGTGAACAAGCAACCGAATTTGGCGTGATGGCAGTAAATGAAAAACTCAAAGTGAAAGCTTTCGTGGAAAAACCAGCGGATCCACCAGCAATGCCAGATAAACCAGAATCTTCATTAGCATCAATGGGTATCTATGTTTTCGATGCTGATTACCTCTATGAAATGCTCGAAAATGAAGTGTCAAATCCAGATACTTCACACGATTTCGGTAAAGACATCATTCCAAAAGCCGTTGAACAAGGTGTGATTTACGCTCACCCATTTGAGCGTTCTTGTGAAGGTCGCAACACTACTGGCACCATTTACTGGCGTGATGTGGGTACGATCGACAGCTACTGGTCCGCTCATATGGATCTCGTTAGCGAACGTCCACAGCTCGATCTTTATGATGAGTCTTGGCCAATTCACGGTCGTCCGCAACAAACCGCACCTGCTCGTTTCTTCTATAAAAAAGCCCGTGCACATACCTTGGATAACTCCTTGATTGCGGGCGGCTGTATCATCACCGATGCGGAAATCAGTAACTCGGTACTATTCAACCGTGTTACCGTTAATGAAGACAGTGTGATCGAACAAGCAGTGATCTTGCCACAGGTACATATCGGTAAAAACTGCGTAATCAAAAAAGCCGTTATCGACCGCCACTGTGATATTCCAGATGGCTTGAAGATCGGGGTTGATCCTGAGCAAGATGCGAAATACTTCCGCATCAGCAAAGGTGGCGTAGTGCTCGTTTGCCAAAAAATGCTAAACAAATGGGTACAAGATCATTCTAAAGCGGAATAA
- a CDS encoding starch synthase, whose amino-acid sequence MKILHICSEMYPLVKTGGLADVLGALPYAQQAAGNDVRVILPYYPQVAEKLGETVEVATIGTFAGVVTLRFAYLNGLGVYVIDAPHLYARRLPYYDDNYNDYMDNYKRFALLSYLGAQLSEGLDHWWGRADVLHAHDWQAGLACAYLKSWNSPVKSVFTIHNIAYPGRFQAYHLSELGLPWHFFSPDGLEFYGEISYLKAGIFYADRVTTVSPTYAKEICEQIAGGGMHGLLQTRQAQGRLRGILNGVDETVWNPESDPNIVANYRPNYMHGKAKNKAELQRYFNLPEEKEALLFVMVTRLTEQKGADFLLMKIDEMMQHNVQLVVLGSGSPELEWYLKEAQARYPHKIGVKIGYDEALSHQIIAGGDVILVPSRFEPCGLTQLYGLKYGTLPLVRETGGLADTVTDSCKESIENRTATGFVFKYPDADSFYDAVTRAINLWQKQKLWSSVRQNALAQDFGWGKVAEQYQGLYHEMV is encoded by the coding sequence ATGAAAATTTTACATATTTGCTCGGAAATGTACCCGCTTGTTAAAACGGGCGGCTTGGCAGACGTATTAGGTGCGTTGCCTTATGCCCAACAAGCTGCGGGGAATGATGTTCGAGTTATTCTTCCTTACTATCCGCAAGTGGCGGAGAAACTAGGCGAAACAGTGGAAGTCGCCACTATCGGTACTTTTGCAGGCGTGGTTACGCTGCGTTTTGCGTATCTCAACGGCTTAGGCGTTTATGTCATTGATGCCCCGCATCTTTACGCCCGCCGTTTGCCATATTACGATGACAATTACAACGACTATATGGATAACTACAAACGCTTTGCGTTGCTAAGCTATTTAGGGGCACAGTTATCCGAAGGGTTAGATCACTGGTGGGGACGTGCCGACGTGTTGCACGCTCACGACTGGCAAGCGGGTTTGGCGTGTGCCTACCTGAAAAGCTGGAACAGTCCAGTGAAAAGTGTATTCACTATTCACAACATCGCCTACCCAGGTCGCTTCCAAGCCTACCATTTAAGCGAACTCGGCTTGCCTTGGCACTTCTTCTCGCCAGATGGCTTAGAGTTTTACGGCGAAATTTCCTATCTCAAAGCAGGGATTTTTTATGCCGATCGCGTGACTACCGTTAGCCCAACTTACGCAAAAGAAATTTGCGAACAGATAGCAGGTGGCGGAATGCACGGCTTATTACAAACTCGCCAAGCCCAAGGTAGATTACGTGGCATTCTAAACGGCGTAGATGAAACCGTATGGAACCCAGAAAGCGATCCAAATATCGTCGCTAACTACCGCCCAAACTATATGCACGGCAAAGCGAAAAACAAAGCCGAATTGCAACGCTATTTTAATTTACCAGAAGAAAAAGAGGCGTTGTTATTTGTGATGGTAACTCGCTTAACTGAGCAAAAAGGGGCGGACTTCTTATTGATGAAAATTGATGAGATGATGCAGCACAATGTGCAGTTAGTCGTACTCGGCAGTGGCTCACCTGAATTGGAGTGGTATTTAAAAGAAGCCCAAGCTCGCTATCCGCACAAAATTGGTGTGAAAATCGGCTATGATGAAGCCCTTTCGCACCAAATTATTGCGGGCGGTGATGTGATTTTAGTTCCAAGTCGCTTCGAGCCTTGCGGCTTAACTCAACTTTACGGCTTGAAATACGGCACTTTGCCACTTGTGCGTGAAACTGGCGGTTTAGCCGATACGGTAACCGATAGCTGCAAAGAGAGCATCGAAAACCGCACAGCAACAGGTTTTGTGTTCAAATACCCTGATGCCGACAGTTTCTACGATGCCGTTACCCGAGCAATCAACCTTTGGCAGAAACAGAAACTCTGGTCAAGCGTACGCCAAAACGCTCTCGCCCAAGACTTCGGCTGGGGCAAAGTCGCCGAGCAGTATCAGGGGCTATATCACGAAATGGTGTAG
- a CDS encoding 1,4-alpha-glucan branching enzyme translates to MTDSQKSFPLSEQDTQFIEQLANGRCRDPFAYLGIHEIPKGVIIRAYLPEALKVTLIDQNAKPIAVMDKIDERSLFVTELIGKKTDLSYRLLVEYAHTTIDMEDPYRFQSHFTDVDNWYLSEGSHLRPYEKLGAHLVTQNEVGGIHFSLWAPNAQRVSVVGDFNFWDGRRHPMRYHATGIWDIFIPNAKKNTLYKFEILDKNGQLRLKSDPYAFSAQFRPDTASVASGLPAMVEPNEARRKANDPDQPISIYEVHLGSWRRNLENNYWLNYDEIADELIPYVKEMGFTHIELLPVSEFPFDGSWGYQPTGIYAPTSRFGSPDGLRSLIRKAHDAGINVILDWVVGHFPTDEHGLGYFDGTHLYEHADPKEGYHQDWNTLIFNYGRHEVQNYLCGNALYWIERFGIDALRVDAVASMIYRDYSRKDGEWIPNKYGGRENLEAINFLRNTNKMLGEQGHRGTTIAEESTSFAGVTHAVDNNGLGFDYKWNMGWMNDTLRYMSTDPIHRKYHHSLMTFGMMYQYSEKFMLPISHDEVVHGKGSMLGKMPGDCWQKFANLRAYYGYMWGYPGKKLLFMGNEFAQGREWNFEQSLDWFLLNEEEGGGWHKGMLNWVRDLNHLYTKTAALYELDYSPEGFEWLVVDDYENSVFAFERKAKNGNSIIVVSNFTPVARHDYRIGVHDQANYKEVLNSDSVYYMGSNEGNFGVIRCEEIESHNKPYSISLTLPPLSTLFIVKENVMKKAEKAEKVEKVVTKPKTAAKKTTKPKTKKK, encoded by the coding sequence ATGACAGATTCTCAAAAATCCTTTCCGTTATCTGAACAAGATACACAATTCATTGAACAACTTGCTAACGGCAGATGTCGTGATCCTTTCGCTTATTTAGGCATTCACGAAATTCCAAAAGGCGTAATCATTCGAGCTTACTTGCCTGAAGCACTCAAAGTCACCCTCATCGACCAAAATGCGAAGCCTATTGCGGTAATGGACAAAATTGATGAACGTTCTCTCTTTGTCACTGAACTGATTGGTAAAAAAACCGACTTATCCTACCGCTTGTTAGTTGAATACGCCCATACCACCATTGATATGGAAGATCCTTACCGTTTCCAAAGCCACTTTACTGATGTCGATAATTGGTACCTTTCGGAAGGCTCACATTTGCGTCCTTATGAAAAATTAGGGGCACATTTGGTGACGCAAAATGAGGTTGGCGGAATTCACTTCAGCTTGTGGGCACCGAATGCACAACGGGTTTCTGTGGTTGGCGATTTCAATTTCTGGGACGGTCGTCGCCACCCAATGCGTTATCACGCAACGGGTATCTGGGATATTTTCATTCCAAATGCAAAAAAAAATACACTCTATAAATTTGAGATTTTAGATAAAAATGGGCAGCTTCGTTTGAAATCTGACCCTTATGCGTTCTCCGCACAATTCCGCCCAGATACTGCCTCGGTGGCATCGGGCTTGCCTGCGATGGTAGAGCCAAACGAAGCACGTCGCAAAGCAAATGATCCTGACCAGCCGATTTCGATTTATGAAGTACATCTCGGTTCGTGGCGGCGTAATTTAGAGAATAATTACTGGCTCAATTACGATGAAATTGCCGATGAACTGATTCCTTATGTAAAAGAAATGGGCTTCACGCACATTGAATTATTGCCTGTTTCTGAATTTCCGTTCGATGGCTCTTGGGGCTATCAGCCAACGGGGATCTACGCCCCAACCAGCCGTTTTGGTTCGCCAGATGGGCTACGTTCACTAATTCGCAAAGCTCACGATGCAGGCATTAACGTGATTTTAGACTGGGTGGTGGGGCATTTCCCAACAGATGAACACGGCTTAGGCTATTTTGACGGCACACACCTTTACGAACATGCTGATCCAAAAGAAGGTTATCACCAAGACTGGAATACACTAATTTTCAACTACGGTCGTCACGAAGTGCAAAACTATTTGTGCGGCAATGCGTTGTATTGGATTGAGCGTTTTGGCATTGATGCGTTGCGGGTGGATGCGGTGGCATCGATGATTTATCGTGATTACTCGCGTAAAGATGGTGAATGGATCCCAAACAAATACGGTGGTCGTGAAAATTTAGAAGCGATTAATTTCTTACGCAACACCAACAAAATGTTGGGCGAGCAAGGGCATCGTGGGACAACGATTGCGGAAGAATCCACTTCCTTTGCGGGCGTAACCCACGCAGTCGATAACAATGGTTTGGGCTTCGATTATAAATGGAATATGGGCTGGATGAACGATACCTTGCGTTATATGAGCACCGATCCTATCCATCGTAAATATCATCATAGCTTGATGACCTTCGGGATGATGTACCAATATAGCGAAAAATTTATGTTGCCAATTTCCCACGATGAAGTAGTACATGGTAAAGGCTCAATGCTCGGCAAAATGCCTGGTGATTGCTGGCAAAAATTTGCGAACTTGCGGGCATATTACGGCTATATGTGGGGCTACCCAGGTAAGAAATTGCTATTTATGGGTAATGAATTTGCTCAAGGCCGTGAATGGAATTTTGAACAAAGTCTTGATTGGTTCTTGCTCAATGAAGAAGAAGGTGGTGGTTGGCACAAAGGTATGCTCAACTGGGTGCGTGATCTCAACCATCTCTACACGAAAACCGCAGCACTCTATGAACTCGACTATTCCCCTGAAGGTTTTGAATGGTTGGTGGTGGATGACTACGAAAATTCGGTTTTCGCCTTTGAACGTAAAGCGAAAAACGGCAACAGCATTATTGTAGTAAGCAACTTTACCCCTGTTGCTCGCCACGATTATCGCATCGGCGTACACGACCAAGCGAACTACAAAGAAGTGCTCAATTCCGACTCCGTTTACTATATGGGCAGCAATGAAGGTAACTTCGGCGTGATACGTTGTGAAGAAATCGAATCGCACAATAAACCGTACTCGATCAGCCTCACCTTGCCACCACTTTCTACGCTCTTTATTGTGAAAGAAAATGTGATGAAAAAAGCGGAAAAGGCGGAGAAAGTCGAAAAAGTAGTGACAAAACCGAAAACCGCAGCAAAGAAAACCACAAAACCTAAAACAAAGAAAAAGTAA
- a CDS encoding glycogen debranching enzyme GlgX, which yields MQYLTGRAYPLGSQLMNFNGEQGVNFALFSRKATKVELCIFTEQGEIRLPMIKNDDVWHLFVIGLAAGTEYGYRVYGEVNEALGDLFNPQKLLVDPYAKKIIGTPDLSCDEKRAWFFWNDERDNAHLVPKSVVVDTTFDWQGVEQPHTPWAETVIYETQVKGFSKLNPKLPPEIAGTFAGLAHPDSINHLKILGITAVELLPVSYHIDEPHLQKIGLVNYWGYNVLGHFAVDPVLAANKQNPLNEFKQMVKTLHQNGIEVILDVVFNHTAEAGKDGPILSQRGIDNSAYYWLNEQGDYHNWSGCGNSLDVNSENHVLRWVIDCLSYWVEECQVDGFRFDLGATLGRTPSFEQKAAFFTAIAAHSSLANVKMIAEPWDIGLGGYQVGGFPKPFAEWNDHYRDQMREFFLTASGKLSDFVCKFAGSDTTFGYNRLPNSSINFITAHDGFTLQDLVSYNEKHNHANGEQNRDGHAHNLSHNFGIEGKTDNPKVLAKRDAARRALLAVMLLSAGTPMLLAGDELGHSQQGNNNSYCQDNTITWIDWANADQALINYTAELIALRKEIPCLTANQWWDSSVVQWLKADSNPIANGDWHNEQIRTLQIQLNNDWLILINSDQSPHEFLLPSGQWQVRLGLEKATLTTPAVTLDYGVCVLQRYS from the coding sequence ATGCAGTATTTAACTGGCAGAGCCTATCCACTTGGCAGCCAATTGATGAATTTTAATGGAGAGCAAGGCGTTAATTTCGCCCTTTTCTCTCGTAAAGCTACCAAAGTTGAACTTTGCATTTTTACCGAACAAGGCGAAATACGCCTGCCGATGATCAAAAACGATGATGTTTGGCACTTATTTGTTATCGGATTGGCCGCTGGTACCGAATATGGCTATCGGGTGTACGGCGAAGTGAATGAAGCATTGGGGGATTTGTTCAATCCACAAAAATTGCTGGTTGATCCCTATGCTAAGAAAATTATCGGCACGCCTGATTTAAGCTGCGATGAAAAACGGGCGTGGTTCTTCTGGAATGATGAGCGAGATAATGCTCATCTTGTCCCAAAATCTGTGGTGGTCGATACTACATTTGATTGGCAAGGAGTTGAACAACCACATACGCCTTGGGCAGAGACGGTAATTTACGAAACGCAAGTCAAAGGCTTTAGTAAATTAAACCCTAAGCTGCCGCCTGAAATTGCAGGCACTTTTGCGGGTTTGGCTCACCCTGATTCCATTAACCATTTGAAAATATTGGGGATTACGGCGGTTGAGTTGCTACCAGTGAGTTATCACATTGATGAACCGCATCTACAAAAAATCGGGTTAGTGAACTACTGGGGCTACAATGTACTTGGGCATTTTGCTGTCGATCCCGTGTTGGCGGCAAACAAACAAAACCCACTCAATGAATTCAAGCAAATGGTGAAAACCTTGCACCAAAACGGCATTGAGGTAATTTTAGATGTGGTGTTTAACCATACTGCTGAAGCAGGCAAAGATGGCCCGATACTCTCGCAACGAGGGATTGATAACAGTGCATATTACTGGCTCAATGAACAAGGTGATTATCACAACTGGAGCGGCTGCGGTAATTCTCTCGATGTGAATAGTGAAAACCACGTACTACGTTGGGTAATTGATTGCTTGAGTTACTGGGTGGAAGAATGCCAAGTCGATGGCTTCCGTTTCGATCTCGGAGCGACTTTAGGTCGAACACCGAGTTTTGAGCAAAAAGCCGCATTTTTCACTGCCATTGCAGCTCACTCAAGTTTAGCCAATGTGAAAATGATCGCAGAACCTTGGGACATCGGGCTAGGTGGTTATCAAGTCGGCGGGTTCCCGAAACCATTTGCTGAATGGAATGACCACTACCGCGACCAAATGAGAGAATTTTTCCTGACTGCAAGCGGTAAGTTAAGCGACTTTGTTTGCAAATTTGCAGGCAGTGATACCACCTTCGGCTATAACCGCTTGCCGAACAGCAGCATCAATTTTATTACTGCCCACGATGGTTTCACTCTGCAAGATCTGGTGAGTTATAACGAAAAACACAACCACGCCAATGGCGAGCAAAATCGAGATGGACACGCCCACAATTTAAGCCATAACTTTGGCATAGAAGGCAAAACGGATAACCCTAAAGTGCTTGCTAAACGAGATGCGGCACGCCGTGCATTATTAGCGGTGATGTTGCTTTCTGCAGGTACACCAATGCTACTGGCGGGCGATGAATTAGGACATAGCCAACAAGGAAACAACAACAGCTATTGCCAAGACAATACAATCACTTGGATCGACTGGGCAAACGCAGATCAAGCTCTTATCAATTACACGGCAGAGCTGATTGCATTGCGAAAAGAAATTCCTTGCTTAACGGCAAATCAGTGGTGGGATAGCTCGGTAGTACAATGGCTGAAAGCCGATAGCAACCCAATTGCCAATGGCGACTGGCACAATGAGCAAATTCGCACCCTGCAAATTCAACTGAATAATGATTGGCTGATTTTGATCAACAGTGATCAATCGCCACACGAATTTTTACTTCCAAGCGGGCAGTGGCAAGTTCGTTTGGGCTTAGAAAAGGCAACGCTGACGACGCCTGCGGTTACTCTTGATTATGGAGTATGCGTCCTTCAACGATATTCTTAA
- a CDS encoding iron permease: protein MKMITWAKPYLTKFNRIIALFTLSITLSVCAYAKVETSPLFVHLSDAMAAVKQNEMAKSEPFLTALQQEFEAIPSHNSKAGQAVSSALNFAKNSPTLENFEQLSKALYAFEKEQNPIDYAQQRQKFTKRVSPVYQQLLKAVQANNLDDAQTVFKRFNATWTTNEKVVRETSLGHYGQIETAMTLLRIAMLSEPANFAEMEKQAANLGQSLADFNAGNILQPQSAAANVPTTLPEGIKLLEKSYAAFENNQPEQARADITLFIQQWAVFEGEVRTRDSSLYTRVESDLPVIMVKGNESANLKKFQLLINELNRLNIAGSYGIVDAMLVLLREGVEALLIIMALLTTLNAANQPKAKRWVYAGAGLGLLTSMIGAVALQQLFPAISAGKNREILEGGVGVVAVAMMLFVGAWLHSKSSISGWKNFVDKQVSQALLTGSLIPILSLSFLSVFREGAETILFYVGMLPLISTDDLLFGLGLALLLLAIIAALMTLSSKRLPMHQLFKVMTLLIYALGFKILGVSIHALQLTQVLPRHLLDLPNVEWIGFYASMEGIAAQIIYLALIPIVAKFFTK, encoded by the coding sequence ATGAAAATGATTACTTGGGCAAAGCCTTATTTGACCAAATTTAATCGCATCATCGCACTATTTACGCTCAGCATCACGCTGAGCGTTTGTGCTTATGCGAAAGTTGAAACCAGCCCGCTTTTTGTGCATTTATCCGATGCAATGGCTGCGGTGAAACAAAATGAAATGGCAAAATCCGAACCGTTTTTGACCGCTTTACAGCAGGAGTTTGAAGCCATTCCAAGCCACAATTCCAAGGCAGGACAAGCGGTCAGTTCCGCCTTGAATTTTGCAAAAAATTCGCCGACCTTGGAAAATTTCGAGCAGCTTTCCAAAGCGTTATACGCCTTTGAGAAAGAGCAAAATCCCATCGATTACGCCCAGCAACGCCAAAAATTCACCAAACGAGTCTCACCTGTTTATCAGCAATTGCTAAAGGCAGTGCAAGCCAATAATTTGGACGATGCACAAACCGTTTTCAAACGTTTTAATGCGACTTGGACGACAAATGAAAAAGTGGTGCGGGAAACCAGTCTCGGACATTACGGGCAGATTGAAACAGCGATGACGTTGCTGCGAATTGCGATGCTTTCCGAACCTGCTAACTTTGCCGAAATGGAAAAACAAGCGGCCAATTTAGGGCAATCTTTAGCGGATTTTAATGCAGGAAATATATTACAGCCGCAATCTGCGGCCGCTAATGTACCAACCACCTTACCCGAAGGGATTAAGCTGCTTGAGAAAAGTTATGCCGCTTTTGAAAATAATCAACCAGAGCAAGCAAGAGCCGACATTACCCTATTCATTCAACAATGGGCGGTTTTTGAAGGCGAAGTTCGCACTCGTGATAGCTCACTTTACACCCGTGTAGAAAGCGATTTGCCAGTGATTATGGTTAAAGGCAATGAGTCCGCCAACTTGAAAAAATTCCAGTTGCTCATCAATGAGTTAAATCGCTTAAACATCGCAGGCAGCTACGGCATTGTTGATGCGATGTTGGTGCTATTGCGAGAAGGTGTGGAGGCGTTGCTGATCATTATGGCATTGCTCACTACGCTCAATGCAGCTAACCAACCGAAAGCAAAACGCTGGGTTTATGCGGGGGCAGGGCTTGGCTTGTTGACGAGTATGATCGGTGCGGTCGCCTTGCAGCAGCTCTTCCCTGCTATCTCCGCAGGCAAAAACCGCGAAATTTTAGAAGGCGGAGTAGGTGTAGTGGCGGTGGCAATGATGTTGTTTGTCGGGGCATGGCTGCACAGCAAATCGTCCATTTCGGGTTGGAAAAATTTTGTCGATAAACAGGTCAGCCAAGCGTTGCTCACGGGTAGCCTCATTCCAATATTGAGTTTGAGTTTTCTGTCGGTGTTTCGTGAAGGGGCGGAAACCATCTTGTTTTACGTTGGAATGTTGCCATTGATTTCAACGGACGATCTGTTGTTCGGCTTAGGATTGGCGTTACTGTTGCTGGCGATCATTGCCGCCTTGATGACCTTATCAAGCAAACGACTACCGATGCACCAGTTATTCAAAGTGATGACATTGTTGATTTACGCTCTCGGCTTTAAAATTCTTGGAGTCAGTATTCACGCCTTGCAGCTTACGCAAGTGCTACCCCGCCATTTACTTGATTTACCAAATGTAGAATGGATCGGTTTTTATGCCTCAATGGAAGGTATTGCCGCACAAATTATTTACCTTGCGTTAATTCCGATTGTTGCAAAATTTTTCACGAAATAG
- a CDS encoding IMP dehydrogenase — protein MLRVIKEALTFDDVLLVPAHSTVLPNTANLSTQLTKDIRLNIPMLSAAMDTVTETKLAISLAQEGGIGFIHKNMTIERQADRVRKVKKFESGIVSEPVTVSPDITVAELADIVKKNSFAGYPVVDDAGNLVGIITGRDTRFVSDLSKTVADLMTPKSRLVTVKEGATREEIFHLMHENRIEKVLVVDDNFKLKGMITLKDYQKAESKPNACKDEFGRLRVGAAVGAGPGNEERIDALVKAGVDVLLIDSSHGHSEGVLQRVRETRAKYPNLPIVAGNVATAEGAIALADAGASAVKVGIGPGSICTTRIVTGVGVPQITAIADAAEALKDRGIPVIADGGIRYSGDIAKAIAAGASCVMVGSMFAGTEEAPGEIELYQGRAFKSYRGMGSLGAMSKGSSDRYFQSDNAADKLVPEGIEGRIPYKGFLKEIIHQQMGGLRSCMGLTGCPTIDDLRTKAQFVRISGAGIKESHVHDVTITKEAPNYRMS, from the coding sequence ATGCTACGAGTTATTAAAGAGGCTCTCACTTTTGATGATGTCCTACTTGTCCCAGCACATTCCACTGTGCTTCCAAATACCGCCAACCTTTCTACTCAACTTACCAAAGACATCCGCTTAAATATTCCAATGCTTTCTGCCGCAATGGATACCGTCACCGAAACCAAACTCGCTATTTCGCTTGCACAAGAAGGCGGCATCGGTTTTATCCATAAAAATATGACCATTGAACGCCAAGCGGATCGGGTTCGTAAAGTGAAAAAATTTGAGAGTGGTATTGTCTCTGAACCTGTTACTGTTTCGCCTGATATTACTGTGGCAGAATTAGCTGACATCGTGAAGAAAAACAGTTTTGCAGGCTATCCAGTGGTTGATGACGCAGGCAATTTAGTCGGTATTATCACAGGGCGTGATACTCGCTTTGTGTCCGACTTGAGCAAAACTGTGGCGGATTTAATGACGCCAAAATCCCGCTTAGTGACGGTCAAAGAAGGGGCAACCCGTGAAGAAATTTTCCATTTAATGCACGAAAACCGTATCGAAAAAGTGCTGGTGGTGGACGATAATTTCAAACTCAAAGGAATGATCACCTTAAAAGACTACCAAAAAGCCGAAAGCAAGCCAAATGCCTGTAAAGATGAATTCGGTCGTTTGCGTGTGGGAGCGGCTGTCGGGGCTGGTCCTGGTAATGAAGAACGCATTGATGCTTTGGTCAAAGCAGGCGTAGACGTATTATTGATCGACTCCTCGCACGGACACTCCGAAGGCGTATTACAACGTGTGCGTGAAACCCGTGCGAAATATCCAAACTTACCCATCGTAGCAGGCAACGTCGCCACAGCGGAAGGGGCAATTGCCTTAGCTGACGCAGGGGCAAGTGCGGTGAAAGTGGGGATCGGGCCTGGTTCGATTTGTACCACTCGTATCGTCACGGGCGTGGGTGTGCCGCAAATCACTGCGATTGCGGATGCGGCGGAAGCGTTAAAAGATCGGGGTATTCCCGTGATCGCCGACGGTGGTATCCGCTATTCAGGCGATATCGCCAAAGCCATTGCCGCAGGGGCAAGCTGCGTCATGGTCGGTTCAATGTTCGCAGGTACCGAAGAAGCCCCAGGCGAAATCGAACTCTACCAAGGCCGTGCATTCAAATCTTACCGTGGAATGGGCTCACTCGGTGCAATGAGCAAAGGATCAAGTGACCGCTATTTCCAATCGGACAACGCCGCCGACAAACTGGTGCCAGAAGGCATCGAAGGACGCATTCCATACAAAGGTTTCCTTAAAGAAATTATCCATCAACAAATGGGCGGTTTACGCTCTTGTATGGGTTTAACGGGCTGCCCAACCATCGATGATTTACGCACCAAAGCCCAATTTGTGCGGATCAGCGGTGCAGGCATTAAAGAAAGCCACGTTCACGATGTCACCATCACCAAAGAAGCACCAAACTATCGTATGAGCTAA